In Styela clava chromosome 14, kaStyClav1.hap1.2, whole genome shotgun sequence, the following are encoded in one genomic region:
- the LOC144432085 gene encoding uncharacterized protein LOC144432085, which produces MYGWREYQAPGPDRENIVRWAFLPQVTKETCGTSLHLEGRQPEYYRSLRRAIHSFLFEKIILRLCFDDHMDTLGILQVIQSNKRLHKIHLDLRGNRYNETCIDILVDLVARGIVNSLVLFSITEEENVEKLLMGIMRSEKTVKTLDLAGSVLNDHSLQHLQAILSRGNVSKYLNLSHCKGIYDSSLTSKDRDELIEAEKRSRSYISWKSNLQIDWFTWVGHIDVDRTYSRRIEYVPIPGVQYFDEKQQGIVDIARFLIRQNINQPFQRFKRKAFSGGHFEENLAVEAKKTKQNDAIDKLIKGFESAFFGVKKWKHDKQAKEKKKKDDKKKHRQKQTYQEPSVNVRETPMHGAYKGANTASCRSSVPSNTSFEISPKMQFTNYGGSPTSTGSIITPSFFHFGTPDASNSPRGNLLSNMHTSYDASYVNMDHGRQEDLDPRLNPDLQQPGRSGGFYESFVNIEGRRVARTPSSTSIHPAQSNATPSLENMHTSYDASYVNMDHGRQEDLDPRLNPDLQQPGRSGGFYESFVNIEGRRVARTPSSTSIHPAQSNATPSLGQTQMETKPSFQHGHQSQYQPFDASGNTYFSPALNIDPAPIHLDTTHQRNDETKPYVHGRSLLQTPGPEHANIPQQRQQIRHNPTGKQLYTPACTSHHQTPQSPPSYSPLVPSYPTASNHPLKNDPRNISHQASGVYNPTTQDRVPVQTSQLHSAITAEREQQMRRNPTSQTHTITSSSLQQTSYPPVESAYQTAMERSLQNMTGDDRNFEGAVGGQQTTINININSGTMNHGGYGQKSIGNGGTAAGTRRLAYDPGRFQAHGRSYGPTQRQNRPPEGDMKNTVYESSV; this is translated from the exons ATGTATGGTTGGAGAGAATACCAGGCTCCTGGGCCAGATAGAGAAAATATAGTTAGGTGGGCATTTCTGCCGCAAGTGACGAAAGAAACCTGCGGCACATCATTACATCTTGAAGGAAGGCAACCGGAATATTACAGGAGCCTGAGACGAGCCATCCATTCTTTTCTATTCGAGAAAATTATATTACGATTGTGCTTCGATGATCACATGGATACACTTGGCATTCTACAAGTAATACAAAGCAATAAACGACTGCAT AAAATCCATCTCGACTTGCGAGGGAACAGATACAACGAAACCTGTATCGATATATTGGTAGACTTGGTGGCTCGAGGAATTGTGAATTCTCTTGTACTATTCTCTATTACTGAGGaagaaaatgttgaaaaattgcTCATGGGAATTATGAGAAGcgaaaaaaca gtgAAAACTTTAGATTTGGCTGGCTCAGTTTTGAACGATCACTCCCTTCAACACTTACAAGCTATCTTGAGTAGAGGAAACGTGTCGAAGTATTTAAATCTGAGTCACTGCAAAGGGATTTATGACTCCTCATTGACATCTAAAGACCGTGATGAACTTATAGAGGCCGAAAAGAGGAGCAGATCATAT ATCTCATGGAAAAGCAACCTACAAATTGACTGGTTTACCTGGGTTGGACACATTGACGTCGATCGTACTTATTCTAGAAGAATTGAG TACGTGCCTATCCCTGGAGTACAATATTTCGACGAAAAGCAGCAAGGGATTGTAGATATTGCAAGGTTTCTTATACGACAAAACATCAATCAGCCTTTCCAACGGTTTAAACGCAAAGCGTTTTCGGGTGGCCATTTTGAGGAAAATTTG gCAGTAGaagcaaagaaaacaaaacagAATGACGCAATTGACAAATTGATAAAAGGATTCGAAAGCGCTTTTTTCGGAG tgaaaAAGTGGAAACACGACAAACAAGcaaaagagaaaaaaaagaaGGACGACAAAAAGAAACACCGGC AGAAACAAACTTACCAGGAACCGAGCGTGAATGTTAGAGAGACGCCAATGCATGGAGCATATAAAG GCGCCAATACTGCATCCTGCAGATCGTCTGTTCCGAGTAACACGAGCTTTGAAATTTCACCGAAGATGCAATTCACCAACTATGGAG gaAGTCCTACATCCACCGGTAGCATCATCACACCTTCTTTTTTTCACTTCGGAACACCTGATGCTTCAAATAGTCCACGTGGGAACTTATTGT CAAACATGCATACTTCATATGATGCTTCATATGTGAATATGGATCATGGACGGCAGGAAGATCTGGATCCGCGTTTGAATCCAGATTTACAACAACCAG GTCGCTCGGGAGGATTCTACGAATCTTTTGTGAATATTGAAGGACGCCGTGTTGCCAGGACGCCTTCCAGCACTAGTATACATCCTGCTCAGTCAAATGCAACGCCATCACTCG AAAACATGCATACTTCATATGATGCTTCGTATGTGAATATGGATCATGGACGGCAGGAAGATCTGGATCCGCGTTTGAATCCAGATTTACAACAACCAG GTCGCTCGGGAGGATTCTACGAATCTTTTGTGAATATTGAAGGACGCCGTGTTGCTAGGACGCCTTCCAGCACTAGTATACATCCTGCTCAGTCAAATGCAACGCCATCACTCG gGCAAACACAAATGGAAACCAAGCCATCTTTTCAACACGGCCATCAATCACAATATCAGCCATTTGATGCGAGTGGAAACACATATTTTTCTCCAGCTTTGAATATCGACCCAGCGCCTATACATTTAGATACAACAC ATCAAAGGAACGATGAGACAAAGCCTTATGTTCATGGCCGTTCACTTTTGCAAACTCCAGGACCAGAGCATGCAAATATTCCTCAGCAACGACAACAGATACGACATAATCCAACTGGCAAACAACTTTACACACCAGCAT gtaCATCACATCATCAGACTCCACAATCCCCGCCCTCCTATTCACCTCTGGTACCTTCATATCCGACTGCATCAAATCATCCCTTGAAGAATGACCCCCGGAACATTTCAC ACCAAGCAAGCGGCGTTTATAACCCGACTACGCAAGACCGTGTACCGGTACAAACATCACAACTCCATTCTGCAATCACGGCTGAACGGGAGCAACAAATGCGAAGAAATCCGACAAGCCAAACTCATACAATCACAT CCTCTTCACTTCAGCAGACTTCATATCCACCTGTCGAATCCGCCTATCAAACTGCAATGGAGCGGTCTCTCCAAAACATGACTG gcGACGATCGCAACTTCGAGGGAGCTGTCGGTGGGCAACAAACAACAATAAATATCAACATAAATAGCGGAACGATGAATCATGGAG GTTACGGACAAAAGTCCATAGGAAACGGTGGAACAGCAGCGGGTACCAGGAGACTGGCATATGACCCAGGAAGGTTTCAAGCGCACGGACGTTCATATGGGCCTACACAGAGGCAAAATCG GCCACCGGAGGGCGACATGAAAAATACGGTTTATGAAAGTTCTGTATAA